In a genomic window of Lycium ferocissimum isolate CSIRO_LF1 chromosome 9, AGI_CSIRO_Lferr_CH_V1, whole genome shotgun sequence:
- the LOC132030456 gene encoding uncharacterized protein LOC132030456, whose amino-acid sequence MDSKLMKPMPKQLMLKDYLLDDLSSCSSSGFRSYPRRQCCTTVRFLLEIDLKNKYQPALYKKNIKPEVQKKLSPLSTKVSAFQKASVAVINAVKHLGASSNKKKKPMMKTIFPRSISRKLKRSFWKKGDHKEIYWWTSFNRLDKEELKPPVFSPVVSSMTESKSKSESNNSWTDSDFTASSGDNSLQTSSGNSEVNSTENVISSKRVGATTGDDSQESTISSHGSTTNSPNTKKLWPNEEKEQFSPVSTLDCPFDDEDEVSSPFQHRLSRVQGTTKKLIKKIKRFECLTELEPLNLDKRITSSESESESILTNSSETEVDQEEEKEEDKQTVENNALDLVKELKASMPSYSLKLKAEKLLFDFFKERIVNACEHSKEQTRGDEFDEFKNKLLQVAKDWINGKPIDVLLDWKVQGNRMAYIRAIDRRGEWKNTELDKQELILELEVEVFASLMNELLTDIIFS is encoded by the exons ATGGATTCGAAATTGATGAAACCAATGCCAAAACAGTTGATGCTAAAAGATTACCTGTTAGATGACTTGAGTTCATGCTCATCAAGCGGTTTTCGATCATATCCTAGAAGGCAATGCTGTACTACAGTTCGATTTCTTCTCGAAATCGACCTGAAGAACAAGTATCAACCAGCACTGtacaagaaaaatattaaacCTGAAGTTCAGAAGAAACTATCACCGCTGTCAACGAAGGTTTCTGCATTTCAGAAAGCTTCTGTGGCGGTGATTAACGCCGTGAAACACCTTGGAGCATCGTCcaataagaagaagaagccgATGATGAAGACGATTTTTCCGAGGAGTATTTCCAGGAAACTGAAAAGAAGTTTCTGGAAGAAAGGTGATCATAAGGAGATTTACTGGTGGACTTCGTTTAACCGGTTAGATAAAGAGGAATTAAAACCGCCTGTTTTTTCTCCGGTTGTTAGCTCAATGACTGAGAGTAAGAGTAAAAGTGAGAGTAATAATAGTTGGACAGATAGTGATTTTACTGCTTCAAGTGGTGATAATTCACTGCAAACTTCAAGTGGTAATTCGGAGGTTAATTCAACGGAGAATGTGATTAGCAGCAAAAGAGTTGGCGCAACTACCGGTGATGATTCTCAAGAGTCAACCATAAGTAGTCATGGTAGCACTACCAACTCTCCTAACACAAag AAACTTTGGCCAAATGAAGAGAAAGAACAGTTTAGTCCGGTGTCTACATTGGATTGTCCATTTGATGATGAAGACGAGGTCTCTTCACCCTTCCAGCATAGATTAAGTCGTGTCCAAG GAACTACCAAGAAACTCATCAAGAAGATCAAACGATTCGAGTGTCTCACTGAACTGGAACCATTAAACTTAGATAAACGAATCACATCATCAGAATCAGAGAGTGAATCCATACTCACCAATTCCTCGGAAACTGAAGTTGAtcaggaagaagaaaaagaagaggacaAACAGACAGTTGAAAACAATGCATTAGATTTGGTTAAAGAATTGAAAGCCTCAATGCCATCTTACAGCTTAAAACTAAAAGCGGAGAAATTACTCTTTGATTTCTTTAAGGAGAGGATTGTCAATGCCTGTGAACATTCAAAAGAGCAAACAAGAGgtgatgaatttgatgaattcaaGAACAAGCTGTTGCAAGTAGCAAAAGACTGGATAAATGGGAAACCGATCGATGTACTGTTAGATTGGAAGGTGCAAGGAAACAGGATGGCTTACATTCGGGCCATTGATAGGCGAGGCGAATGGAAGAACACAGAGTTAGACAAACAAGAATTGATATtggaattggaagttgaagtctTTGCATCTTTGATGAATGAGCTCCTGACTGATATCATCTTCAGCTAG